Proteins from one Halovivax limisalsi genomic window:
- a CDS encoding acyl-CoA carboxylase subunit beta: protein MKVRIGAAASEAEASAIATAMAEHVGGSVSVFVGDATEPAAEAAPTDGRERGSNGAGSGGSAGSGNGVSAPSAPAPDDLGPTEREERLREEIAEILEGGPEKYKEQLPEEDKLFVRDRIDLWFGGEGNDLLFEDGRFAEFDADDQLPADGLITGAATFEDRDVHFMANDYTVKRGSMAAKGVEKFLRMQQRALKTGQPVLYLMDSSGGRIDQQTGFFANREGIGKYYYNHSMLSGRVPQICVLYGPCIAGAAYTPVFADFTIMVEGMSAMAIASPRMVQMVTGEDISMQDLGGASVHASESGSADLVARDEEHARELVSQLITYLPNNSDEQPPRTAGGPPAKSPAGIDSIIPQEPNRGYDMVDLIDRVVDEGSFFELRPDYGKEIITAYARIDGRPVGIVANQPAHRAGAIFPDAAEKAAEFIWKSDAFNVPILYLCDTPGFMAGSQVEKDAILEKGKKFIYATSSATVPKQTVVVRKAYGAGIYAMGGPAYDPESVIGLPSGEIAIMGPEAAINAVYARKLSEIEDEDERAEMEAELREEYREDIDIHRMASEVVIDEIVPPSELRTELANRFAFYEGIEKELPSKKHGTIL, encoded by the coding sequence ATGAAGGTTCGAATCGGTGCGGCGGCCTCCGAGGCCGAGGCCTCGGCGATCGCCACCGCCATGGCCGAACACGTCGGCGGGTCGGTGTCCGTCTTCGTCGGCGACGCGACGGAGCCGGCCGCCGAAGCGGCGCCGACCGACGGGCGCGAGCGCGGGTCGAACGGGGCAGGATCCGGAGGCAGTGCGGGGTCCGGGAATGGCGTCTCTGCACCGTCGGCACCGGCGCCGGACGACCTCGGGCCGACGGAGCGCGAGGAGCGCCTCCGCGAGGAGATCGCCGAGATCCTCGAGGGCGGCCCGGAGAAGTACAAGGAGCAACTCCCCGAGGAGGACAAGCTGTTCGTCCGCGACCGGATCGACCTCTGGTTCGGTGGCGAGGGCAACGACCTGCTCTTCGAGGACGGCCGGTTCGCCGAGTTCGACGCCGACGACCAGCTGCCGGCGGACGGCCTGATCACGGGCGCCGCGACGTTCGAGGACCGGGACGTCCACTTCATGGCCAACGACTACACGGTCAAGCGCGGGTCGATGGCCGCCAAGGGCGTCGAGAAGTTCCTCCGGATGCAACAGCGCGCTCTGAAGACGGGTCAGCCGGTGCTGTACCTCATGGACTCCTCGGGCGGCCGGATCGACCAGCAGACGGGCTTCTTCGCGAACCGCGAGGGGATCGGGAAGTACTACTACAACCACTCGATGCTCTCGGGTCGGGTGCCCCAGATCTGCGTGCTCTACGGCCCCTGTATCGCCGGTGCGGCCTACACGCCGGTCTTCGCCGACTTCACGATCATGGTCGAGGGGATGTCCGCGATGGCGATCGCCTCGCCCCGGATGGTTCAGATGGTCACCGGCGAGGACATCAGCATGCAGGACCTCGGCGGCGCGTCGGTCCACGCCAGCGAGTCGGGCAGCGCCGACCTCGTCGCCCGCGACGAGGAGCACGCCCGCGAACTCGTCTCGCAGCTGATCACGTACCTGCCGAACAACTCCGACGAGCAGCCGCCGCGGACGGCCGGTGGGCCGCCGGCGAAGTCGCCGGCCGGCATCGACTCGATCATCCCGCAGGAACCCAACCGCGGCTACGACATGGTCGACCTGATCGACCGGGTCGTCGACGAGGGCTCGTTCTTCGAACTCCGACCCGACTACGGGAAAGAGATCATCACGGCCTACGCCCGGATCGACGGCCGGCCGGTCGGCATCGTCGCCAACCAGCCGGCCCACCGCGCGGGCGCGATCTTCCCCGACGCGGCGGAGAAGGCGGCGGAGTTCATCTGGAAGTCCGACGCGTTCAACGTGCCGATCCTGTACCTCTGTGACACGCCCGGGTTCATGGCCGGCTCGCAGGTCGAGAAGGACGCCATCCTCGAGAAGGGCAAGAAGTTCATCTACGCCACGTCATCGGCGACGGTGCCCAAGCAGACGGTCGTCGTGCGCAAGGCCTACGGCGCGGGCATCTACGCGATGGGCGGCCCGGCCTACGACCCCGAGAGCGTCATCGGCCTCCCCTCCGGCGAGATCGCGATCATGGGCCCCGAAGCCGCGATCAACGCGGTCTACGCGCGCAAGCTCTCCGAGATCGAGGACGAGGACGAACGCGCCGAGATGGAGGCCGAACTGCGCGAGGAGTACCGCGAGGACATCGACATCCACCGGATGGCGAGCGAAGTCGTCATCGACGAGATCGTGCCCCCGAGCGAGCTCCGG